A single region of the Vicia villosa cultivar HV-30 ecotype Madison, WI linkage group LG4, Vvil1.0, whole genome shotgun sequence genome encodes:
- the LOC131596070 gene encoding LEAF RUST 10 DISEASE-RESISTANCE LOCUS RECEPTOR-LIKE PROTEIN KINASE-like 2.3 yields the protein MIMFLFFLFLAPHNTYSNSQPCFSSSCGKITNITYPFRLKQDPEHCGNNRYELDCVNNVTVLSLYDGYYFVESINYNNYTIRVVDPNIQPTNCSSLPRFFLSQNNFTYYNDSVQSYLPKENNSYQYFLNRNDYYEFKLSRPVIYMKCTSPPSKVVEKYYADTTSCLDQHTYAIVGDPPFKVLEPQCRVKFVTLTSFWFWGDLYTYDENMLENISYIDIHKGLQYGFEISWMKASCPCDECLLNDTINKIQCFEGSCPFDSCGAWADKVRLMYDYVAGIYEGLRELTGMDKIIIYKSSINVYRAGIVTGRYILPYLAPRTILGIIIFSVFLIYTYRRRHESIYENIEDFLQSNTLMPIRYSYKEIKQMTKNFKVKLGEGGYGDVYRGNLISGPFVAIKMLKIKSKTNGQEFMSEVTTLGRIYHSNVVRLVGFCVEGSKRALVYEYMPNGSLDKYIFNKDGVISLTHDQVYDISLGVARGISYLHQGCDMQILHFDIKPHNILLDANFIPKISDFGLAKLYPINNSIATLTAARGTIGYMAPELFYQNIGGISYKADVYSFGMLLIEMASRRRNLNSHAENSSQLYFPFWIYDQLVKKGEREMEDFIMEEFNDVLKKMFLIALWCIQLKPIDRPSMDKVVEMLENVLENIEMPPKPVLYPHETIHENLDTTSNETESDTGSTSYVEEITTTPLLMFSA from the exons ATGATTATGTTTCTCTTCTTCTTGTTTCTTGCTCCACATAATACTTATTCCAATTCCCAGCCTTGCTTTTCTTCCTCCTGTGGAAAAATTACCAACATAACCTATCCCTTCAGACTAAAACAAGACCCAGAACACTGTGGGAACAATAGGTACGAGTTGGATTGTGTGAACAACGTTACTGTATTGAGTTTATATGATGGTTACTATTTTGTAGAATCGATAAATTACAACAATTACACAATCCGAGTTGTTGACCCAAACATTCAACCCACCAATTGCTCCTCTCTCCCTCGCTTCTTCTTATCCCAAAACAACTTTACTTATTACAATGATTCAGTGCAAAGTTACCTtcccaaagaaaataattcatatCAGTACTTCTTAAATCGAAATGATTACTATGAATTTAAATTATCTAGGCCAGTAATTTACATGAAGTGTACAAGTCCACCTAGTAAGGTTGTGGAAAAATACTATGCCGATACAACTTCATGCTTGGATCAACACACATACGCCATTGTTGGGGACCCACCCTTTAAAGTTTTGGAGCCCCAATGCCGTGTTAAGTTTGTTACCCTCACATCCTTCTGGTTCTGGGGTGATTTATATACTTACGATGAAAACATGTTAG AAAACATTTCATATATTGATATTCACAAAGGGCTACAATATGGATTTGAAATTTCATGGATGAAAGCCTCTTGTCCTTGTGATGAATGCTTGCTCAATGATACCATCAACAAGATTCAATGTTTCGAAGGCAGTTGTCCATTTGACTCTTGCG GAGCTTGGGCAGACAAGGTCCGCCTAATGTATG ATTACGTTGCTGGCATCTACGAAG GACTTCGGGAGCTCACAGGCATGGATAAGATAATCATATATAAGTCCAGTATTAATGTATATAGAGCGGGAATAGTTACAGGAAGGTATATTTTGCCATACCTTGCACCTAGAACTATATTGGGCATCATAATTTTCTCCGTGTTTTTGATCTATACATATCGAAGAAGACATGAATCAATATATGAAAATATTGAAGATTTTCTACAAAGTAATACTCTCATGCCAATAAGGTATTCATACAAAGAGATAAAACAAATGACAAAAAATTTCAAGGTAAAATTGGGCGAAGGAGGTTATGGAGATGTGTATAGAGGAAACCTAATAAGTGGTCCATTTGTAGCCATTAAGATGTTGAAGATAAAATCAAAAACTAATGGGCAAGAATTCATGAGTGAAGTTACTACTTTAGGAAGAATATACCATTCAAATGTGGTACGACTTGTTGGATTTTGCGTTGAAGGATCAAAACGTGCTCTTGTATATGAGTACATGCCCAATGGCTCTCTTGataaatatattttcaacaaaGACGGAGTTATATCTTTAACTCACGACCAAGTATATGATATATCTCTAGGAGTAGCACGTGGAATTTCTTATCTCCATCAAGGTTGTGATATGCAAATTTTGCATTTTGATATTAAGCCTCATAACATTCTTCTTGATGCAAATTTCATCCCAAAAATTTCAGACTTTGGTCTTGCAAAGCTCTATCCTATCAACAATAGTATTGCCACTTTGACAGCAGCAAGAGGAACAATCGGGTACATGGCTCCAGAATTGTTCTATCAAAACATTGGGGGAATATCATATAAGGCCGACGTGTATAGCTTTGGAATGCTTTTGATTGAAATGGCTAGTAGGAGAAGAAATTTGAATTCACATGCGGAGAATTCAAGTCAACTCTACTTTCCATTTTGGATTTATGATCAATTGGTCAAAAAAGGGGAAAGAGAAATGGAAGATTTCATCATGGAGGAATTTAacgatgttttgaaaaaaatgttcCTCATTGCACTTTGGTGTATACAGTTGAAACCCATTGATCGCCCTTCAATGGACAAAGTAGTGGAAATGCTTGAAAATGTTCTTGAAAATATTGAAATGCCTCCAAAGCCTGTCCTATATCCACATGAAACAATTCATGAGAATCTTGATACCACTTCAAATGAAACTGAATCAGATACTGGTTCTACCAGTTATGTTGAGGAAATTACAACCACTCCTCTATTGATGTTTTCGGCTTGA
- the LOC131596072 gene encoding rust resistance kinase Lr10-like, giving the protein MATCSNMMMVIILTVICSRVIWQVNGCSGRDSRCGRDGPPIRFPFRLKDSKTEHGCSYTGFDLTCSDKHKTLIELPLHSGPLILQVISINYLSQFLTVSDPENCIPGQFLKLFQSQTSLQSQTSPFQLDGNPPNVTYNFTFLHCSSLSCPVHVVESSDTLLDSGVDPILCTKTLDITSSSVYPPIYQQDNLYLAWSQPNCFKCEIEGKMCKLKINGTEDETECFDRHHKPTKKIILYVTVPFVGLILVTLILTTCLRVYNYFKMKGEDETRIEKFLEEYRALNPARFSYADIKRVTNNFREKLGEGAHGAVFKGKLSNEIFVAVKMLNNTEGDGKEFINEVKAMGKVHHINVVRLLGFCADGCYRALVYNFFSNGSLQNFITRPDDKDRFLGWEKLHQIAIGIAKGIEYLHMSCDQQILHFDINPHNVLLDDKLLPKITDFGLAKLCSKDQSAVSVTAARGTLGYIAPEVFSRNFGNITYKADIYSYGMLLLEMVGGRKNISQLSEENSQVLYPEWIHNLFEGKDMQVKIEGVENDIILKKLAIVGLWCIQWHAINRPSIKVVLRMLEALEEEDLVVPPNPISSNTFKVAEIPTKYSTLELESIHE; this is encoded by the exons ATGGCAACCTGTTCAAATATGATGATGGTCATAATTCTCACAGTGATTTGCAGCAGAGTTATATGGCAAGTTAATGGTTGTAGTGGAAGGGACTCCAGATGCGGACGTGACGGCCCGCCAATCCGATTTCCCTTCCGACTTAAAGACAGTAAAACTGAACATGGGTGCAGCTATACCGGCTTTGATCTTACTTGTTCAGATAAACACAAAACACTTATTGAGCTTCCTTTACATTCTGGTCCACTTATCCTCCAAGTCATAAGCATAAATTATCTAAGCCAATTTCTAACAGTATCTGACCCGGAAAATTGCATTCCAGGACAGTTTTTAAAGCTCTTTCAATCACAAACTTCTCTTCAATCACAAACTTCTCCCTTTCAATTAGATGGTAATCCCCCCAATGTCACTTATAACTTCACTTTCCTCCATTGTAGCTCATTATCCTGCCCGGTTCATGTTGTTGAGTCTTCTGATACACTGCTTGATTCGGGTGTGGATCCAATACTTTGCACCAAGACTTTAGATATTACTTCTTCATCAGTGTACCCGCCAATATATCAACAGGACAATTTGTATTTGGCTTGGTCACAACCCAATTGTTTCAAGTGTGAAATAGAAGGCAAGATGTGTAAACTGAAAATCAACGGAACAGAAGATGAGACAGAATGTTTTGATCGTCATCACAAACCTACTAAGAAAATAATTCTATATGTCACAG TTCCGTTCGTTGGTTTGATTCTGGTGACATTGATTCTTACAACATGTTTGCGTGTCTATAACTATTTTAAAATGAAAGGTGAAGATGAGACTAGAATTGAAAAATTCTTAGAGGAATACAGGGCGCTAAATCCTGCAAGATTCTCGTATGCCGATATAAAGAGAGTTACGAATAATTTTAGAGAAAAGTTGGGTGAAGGAGCTCACGGAGCAGTTTTCAAAGGTAAATTATCTAATGAAATTTTCGTGGCTGTGAAGATGCTTAATAACACAGAGGGTGATGGAAAAGAATTCATCAATGAAGTGAAAGCTATGGGAAAAGTTCATCACATTAATGTGGTTCGTTTGCTTGGATTTTGTGCTGATGGATGCTATCGTGCTCTTGTTTACAATTTCTTTTCAAACGGTTCATTACAAAATTTTATAACCCGACCTGATGATAAGGACCGCTTTCTGGGTTGGGAGAAATTACATCAGATTGCTATCGGCATAGCAAAGGGTATTGAGTATCTTCATATGAGTTGTGATCAACAAATTCTTCACTTTGATATTAATCCTCACAATGTGTTATTAGACGACAAGTTACTTCCCAAAATAACAGATTTTGGTTTGGCTAAATTGTGTTCTAAAGATCAAAGTGCTGTTTCAGTAACTGCTGCAAGAGGGACTTTGGGTTACATTGCGCCTGAAGTATTTTCGAGAAACTTTGGGAATATAACGTATAAAGCTGACATATATAGTTATGGGATGTTACTACTAGAAATGGTTGGAGGAAGAAAGAATATAAGTCAGTTGTCAGAGGAAAATTCTCAAGTTCTATATCCAGAATGGATTCACAATCTCTTTGAAGGgaaagatatgcaagtgaaaatTGAGGGAGTAGAAAATGATATAATATTAAAGAAGCTTGCAATTGTAGGACTATGGTGCATTCAGTGGCACGCAATAAACCGCCCGTCAATAAAAGTTGTGCTTCGAATGTTAGAGGCTTTAGAAGAAGAAGACTTGGTTGTGCCGCCAAATCCTATTAGCTCAAATACTTTCAAAGTTGCTGAAATCCCGACAAAATACTCGACCTTAGAGTTGGAATCTATACATGAATGA
- the LOC131596073 gene encoding LEAF RUST 10 DISEASE-RESISTANCE LOCUS RECEPTOR-LIKE PROTEIN KINASE-like 2.4: MVLRNTPTFQLTYSKLPVPAMFFFLFFLLPQLTYSKLSAMFFFLFFLLPQLTYSNSLPCFSSSCGKITNITHPFRLKQDPEHCGNNKYELDCVNNVTILSLYGGYYLVESINYNNYTIRVVDPNIQPTNCSSLPRFFLYRYNFSYQGSYGQFISKESSSYQYSINRSSSTVLENMVEYDFSKSTYIGHYNEYDLSMPVIYMKCKSPSSKVVDKYYVDATSCLGQDTYAIIGDPPFEILDPECRVNLVTLTSFWGSSVLYGDYSKIIGNILYSDIHEALRYGFEISWMKASCPCNECLLNDTINEVQCSETICSFDSCGYWADKVRQMLAYVTGIDEGLRELTGLKKLNIYKPSIKLYRAGIVTGKYILPYLGSRFILGFIIFFVLLIYTYRRRHESIYENIEDFLQGNTLVPIRYSYKEIKQMTKNFKVKLGEGGYGDVYRGNLISGPFVAIKMLKIKSKTNGQDFIIEVATLGRIYHSNVVSLIGFCVEGSKRALVYEYMPNGSLDKYIFNKEEATSLTYNQVYEISLGVARGISYLHQGCDMQILHFDIKPHNILLDANFIPKVSDFGLAKLYPIDNSIATLTAARGTIGYMAPELFYQNIGGISYKADVYSFGMLLIEITSRRKNLNSHAEKSSELYFPFWIYDQLVQKRESEIKDFIMEEFNDVLKKMFIVALWCIQLKPIDRPSMNKVVEMLENVLENIEMPPKPVLYPHETIRESLDTTSKETESYTSSTSYVEEITTTPLLKFSA, translated from the exons ATGGTATTAAGAAATACTCCAACATTCCAACTAACATATTCCAAACTTCCAGTTCCAGCCATGTTTTTCTTCttgttttttcttcttccacaGCTAACATATTCCAAACTTTCAGCCATGTTTTTCTTCttgttttttcttcttccacaGCTAACATATTCCAACTCCCTGccttgtttttcttcttcctGTGGAAAAATCACAAACATAACTCATCCATTCAGACTAAAACAAGACCCAGAACACTGTGGGAACAATAAGTACGAGTTGGATTGTGTGAACAACGTTACAATATTGAGTTTGTATGGTGGTTACTATTTGGTAGAATCAATAAATTACAACAATTACACAATCCGAGTTGTTGACCCAAACATTCAACCCACCAATTGCTCCTCTCTTCCTCGCTTCTTCTTATACCGCTACAATTTCTCTTATCAAGGATCATACGGCCAGTTTATTTCCAAAGAAAGTAGTTCATATCAATACAGTATAAATCGATCGAGTTCTACGGTACTGGAAAATATGGTTGAATATGATTTTTCTAAGTCAACGTATATAGGCCACTACAATGAATATGATTTATCTATGCCAGTAATTTACATGAAATGTAAAAGTCCATCTAGTAAGGTTGTTGATAAGTACTATGTTGATGCCACTTCATGCTTGGGTCAAGACACATACGCTATTATTGGGGACCCACCCTTTGAAATTTTGGATCCTGAATGTCGTGTTAATCTTGTTACCCTCACATCCTTCTGGGGAAGTTCAGTTCTGTACGGGGACTACAGCAAGATTATAG GTAACATTTTGTATAGTGATATCCACGAGGCACTGAGATATGGATTTGAAATTTCATGGATGAAAGCCTCTTGTCCTTGTAACGAATGCTTACTCAATGACACCATCAACGAGGTTCAATGCAGCGAAACTATTTGTAGTTTTGACTCTTGCG GATATTGGGCAGACAAGGTCCGCCAAATGTTAG CTTACGTTACAGGCATCGACGAAG GACTTCGGGAGTTGACGGGCTtgaaaaagttaaatatttataAGCCAAGTATTAAGCTATATAGAGCAGGAATAGTTACAGGAAAGTATATTTTGCCATACCTTGGATCTAGATTTATATTGGGCTTCATAATTTTCTTTGTATTGTTGATCTATACATATCGAAGAAGACATGAATCAATATATGAGAACATCGAAGATTTTCTACAAGGTAATACTCTCGTGCCAATAAGGTATTCATACAAAGAGATAAAACAAATGACAAAAAATTTCAAGGTAAAATTGGGTGAAGGAGGTTATGGAGATGTTTATAGAGGAAACCTAATAAGTGGTCCATTTGTAGCCATTAAGATGTTGAAGATAAAATCAAAAACTAATGGGCAAGACTTCATAATTGAAGTTGCAACATTAGGAAGAATATACCATTCAAATGTTGTAAGTCTCATTGGATTTTGCGTTGAAGGATCAAAACGTGCTCTTGTCTATGAGTACATGCCCAATGGCTCTCTTGataaatatattttcaacaaaGAGGAAGCTACATCTTTAACTTACAACCAAGTATATGAAATATCTCTCGGAGTAGCACGTGGAATTTCTTATCTCCATCAAGGTTGTGACATGCAAATTTTGCATTTTGATATTAAGCCTCATAACATTCTTCTTGATGCAAATTTCATCCCAAAAGTTTCAGACTTTGGTCTTGCAAAGCTCTATCCTATTGACAATAGTATAGCCACTTTGACAGCAGCAAGAGGAACAATCGGCTACATGGCTCCAGAATTGTTCTATCAAAATATTGGGGGAATATCATATAAGGCCGACGTGTATAGCTTTGGAATGCTTTTGATTGAAATAACTAGTAGAAGAAAAAATTTGAATTCACATGCCGAGAAATCAAGTGAACTTTACTTTCCCTTTTGGATTTATGATCAATTGGTTCAAAAAAGAGAAAGTGAAATTAAAGACTTTATCATGGAGGAATTCAACGATGTTTTGAAGAAAATGTTCATCGTTGCACTTTGGTGTATACAATTGAAACCTATTGATCGTCCTTCAATGAACAAAGTAGTAGAAATGCTTGAAAATGTTCTTGAAAATATTGAAATGCCTCCAAAGCCTGTACTATATCCACATGAAACAATTCGTGAAAGTCTTGATACCACTTCAAAAGAAACTGAATCATATACTAGTTCTACTAGTTATGTTGAGGAAATCACAACCACTCCTTTGTTGAAGTTTTCTGCATGA